One genomic region from Esox lucius isolate fEsoLuc1 chromosome 24, fEsoLuc1.pri, whole genome shotgun sequence encodes:
- the mettl3 gene encoding N6-adenosine-methyltransferase subunit METTL3, with translation MSDTWSNIQAHKKQLDSLRERLQRRRKDPTQLSAEVGGSSSEGTATRSDSPGPTLQSPPQKEAERPPDPELEKRLLGYLSDLSLSLPSDSLTITKELNTPEAPVTHGCIQSLLLKFSAQELIEVRQPSMATSPSSSTSTLVVSVDHTKLWAMIGGGALAQRTGAKRKAEDQGHHKRLPGSSPALQSPPSPPPTSSISLAPASSSQLVGTSDWKAGGGRGGADKQGRTSKGQTSHLDMEIESLLNQQSTKEQQSKKMSREILELLNTSTAKEQSIVEKFRSRGRAQVQEFCDHGTKEECMRSGFTPQPCTKLHFRRIINKHTDESLGDCSFLNTCFHMDSCKYVHYEIDAPPEAEGGLLGPQAGGLEVGLHPGEEDSNVGKLFPSQWICCDIRVLDVSILGKFSVVMADPPWDIHMELPYGTLTDDEMRKLHIPFLQDDGFLFLWVTGRAMELGRECLSLWGYERVDEIIWVKTNQLQRIIRTGRTGHWLNHGKEHCLVGVKGNPQGFNRGLDCDVIVAEVRSTSHKPDEIYGMIERLSPGTRKIELFGRPHNVQPNWVTLGNQLDGIHLLDPDVVARFKKRYPDGVISKTKNM, from the exons ATGTCGGATACATGGAGCAACATACAGGCACACAAGAAGCAGCTGGACTCGCTACGAGAGAGACTGCAGCGGCGACGGAAAGATCCTACTCAACTCTCTGCAG aagtCGGAGGTAGCAGTTCTGAAGGAACTGCAACACGGAGTGACAGTCCAGGACCAACCCTCCAGAGCCCCCCACAGAAGGAGGCTGAACGCCCCCCGGATCCCGAACTAGAGAAAAGACTGTTGGGTTATCTGTCTGACCTTAGCCTCTCACTACCCTCTGACTCTTTGACCATCACTAAGGAGCTCAacaca CCTGAAGCCCCCGTCACCCATGGTTGCATCCAGAGTCTGCTGCTCAAGTTCTCAGCCCAGGAGCTAATTGAAGTTCGCCAGCCATCCATGGCCACCTCGCCATCCTCTTCCACCTCCACGCTCGTAGTCTCCGTGGACCACACAAAACTCTGGGCCATGATTGGGGGAGGAGCCTTAGCCCAGAGGACGGGGGCCAAGCGTAAAGCGGAGGACCAGGGCCACCACAAAAGACTTCCAGGCTCCTCCCCTGCTCTGCAGAGCCCACCCTCCCCTCCGCCCACTTCTTCCATTTCCCTGGCACCCGCTTCCTCCTCCCAGCTCGTTGGGACCTCTGATTGGAAGGCTGGGGGTGGAAGGGGCGGGGCAGATAAACAGGGTAGGACCAGTAAGGGGCAGACATCTCATCTGGACATGGAGATAGAGAGCCTCCTTAACCAGCAGTCCACCAAGGAGCAGCAGAGCAAAAAG ATGAGCAGGGAGATCCTGGAGCTGCTGAACACCAGCACAGCTAAGGAACAGTCCATCGTTGAGAAGTTCCGTTCACGTGGTCGTGCCCAGGTCCAGGAGTTCTGTGACCATGGAACCAAAGAGGAGTGTATGCGGTCTGGATTTACACCCCAGCCATGCACCAAGTTGCACTTCCG ACGCATCATCAACAAGCACACAGACGAGAGTCTTGGAGACTGCTCTTTCCTCAACACCTGTTTCCACATGGACTCGTGTAAATATGTCCACTACGAGATCGACGCCCCCCCAGAAGCTGAGGGGGGTCTGCTGGGCCCCCAGGCAGGTGGCCTGGAGGTGGGACTGCACCCGGGGGAGGAGGACAGCAACGTGGGGAAACTGTTCCCCTCTCAG TGGATCTGTTGTGACATCCGTGTCCTGGATGTGTCGATTTTGGGGAAGTTTTCCGTGGTGATGGCTGACCCTCcctgggacattcacatggaGCTGCCCTATGGCACTCTGACGGATGATGAGATGAGGAAGCTCCACATCCCCTTCCTCCAGGATGACGgcttcctcttcctctgggTGACTGGCAG GGCCATGGAGTTGGGTAGGGAATGTCTAAGTCTTTGGGG GTATGAGCGTGTTGACGAGATCATCTGGGTGAAGACCAACCAGTTACAGAGAATCATTCGCACTGGAAGGACTGGTCACTGGCTGAATCATGGGAAAGAGCACTGCTTG GTGGGAGTTAAGGGAAACCCTCAGGGCTTCAACAGAGGGCTGGACTGTGATGTAATCGTggcagag gtACGTTCCACCAGCCACAAGCCAGATGAGATCTATGGGATGATTGAGAGACTCTCACCTGGCACCAGGAAGATTGAGCTCTTTGGCAGACCCCACAATGTTCAACCCAACTG gGTAACTCTTGGGAATCAACTGGATGGGATCCACCTCTTGGACCCTGACGTTGTGGCTCGCTTCAAGAAACGATACCCAGACGGGGTGATCTCCAAAACCAAGAACATGTAG
- the ttc5 gene encoding LOW QUALITY PROTEIN: tetratricopeptide repeat protein 5 (The sequence of the model RefSeq protein was modified relative to this genomic sequence to represent the inferred CDS: deleted 1 base in 1 codon) produces MAEAEKDGDPANDKDDLDILKEQVDELYRFRDNYFETHGVEDAGRKQRDVAQEMEKTLKKLEEKEELYKHNAEFLLLRGRCLGVAPEFSSTAEECLSRAVKLKPGLVEGWNTLGEQYWKKGDLVTAKTCFTGALQQSKNKVSLRSLSMVLRQLPGGVSDEQGKRVLESVDMARQAVQLDVTDGTSWYILGNAYISLFFTCGQNPQMSQQALSAYAQAEKVDRTATSNPDLHFNRATLFQYEEMFGSALAGYSRAAALDPTWDGPPERERQLLEYLEKLTALTENKGKVKARRLRSMLSSLSTTALGPCSCPQFRSPSGRVGSLEPRTLSALTHGHNGGVAALGKVVFSLASEGRMAFTFGMVDSEETCCVVMVYNTADSWGVLIGDSVVVPEPRVKRHSVEHNQQTFNFRSIRVDTPLLLIVNGRRQNVQAQTAASVSYKPQSE; encoded by the exons ATGGCGGAAGCGGAGAAGGATGGTGATCCTGCGAATGACAAAGATGATTTAGACATTTTAAAG GAACAGGTGGATGAGTTGTATCGCTTTCGGGATAATTATTTTGAGACTCACGGTGTGGAGGATGCTGGAAGAAAGCAGAGGGATGTAGCACAGGAGATGGAGAAGACGCTAAAGAAGCTGGAGGAGAAAGAAG AGCTGTACAAGCACAATGCTGAGTTCCTGCTTCTGAGGGGCCGCTGCCTGGGGGTGGCTCCGGAGTTCAGCAGCACCGCCGAGGAGTGCCTGTCCCGGGCTGTGAAGCTGAAGCCCGGGCTGGTGGAGGGCTGGAACACCCTGGGGGAACAGTACTGGAAGAAAGGAGACCTGGTCACCGCCAAGACCTGTTTCACAGGAGCCCTGCAGCAG agTAAGAACAAGGTGTCCCTGAGAAGTCTTTCCATGGTACTGAGACAGCTTCCTGGAGGGGTCAGTGACGAGCAGGGGAAAAGGGTCCTGGAGAGTGTGGACATGGCCAGGCAGGCTGTACAGCTGGACGTCACCGACGGAACCTCCTGGT ACATCCTAGGGAATGCCTACATCTCCCTGTTCTTCACATGCGGCCAGAATCCACAGATGTCTCAGCAGGCTCTGAGTGCCTACGCTCAGGCT GAGAAAGTGGACCGAACAGCAACATCCAACCCCGATCTGCACTTTAACAGAGCCACG TTGTTCCAGTATGAGGAGATGTTCGGCTCGGCCCTGGCCGGGTACAGCCGGGCTGCAGCCCTGGATCCCACCTGGGATGGGCCtccggagagggagaggcagctGCTGGAGTACCTGGAAAAACTGACGGCGCTCACAGAAAACAAG GGCAAGGTGAAAGCGCGGCGCCTGAGGTCCATGCTGTCCAGCCTCAGTACGACGGCCCTGGGGCCGTGCTCCTGCCCACAGTTTCGCTCCCCCTCCGGCCGTGTTGGGAGCCTGGAGCCGCGCACGCTGTCCGCCCTGACCCACGGCCACAACGGCGGGGTGGCCGCCCTGGGCAAGGTGGTGTTCAGCCTGGCCTCAGAGGGACGCATGGCCTT tacGTTTGGCATGGTGGACAGCGAGGAGACGTGCTGCGTGGTCATGGTCTACAACACGGCCGACAGTTGG GGGGTCCTCATCGGGGACTCCGTGGTCGTCCCGGAGCCCCGGGTCAAACGTCACAGTGTGGAGCACAACCAGCAG